In Verrucomicrobiia bacterium, the genomic stretch CGCTGGCCGCATACACGGCCACAAATGCCACCGCCGCCCAAGCCGTTCGCGAACTCCAAGGAATCTTCTCGCGCCATCGCGGCTCTGTTATCGCGCGCCAAAACAAGATCGCGAGCACGGCATATTCCGTCAGGTGCGCGCACTTTCGGACAAACGTTACAACCCGGGACATGTTCTCATCAGGAATCCCCGGAAAAAACCACTGCAGGAACGGGCCGATAATTCGCGAGGATCGGTTGAAGGATTGCCGGTCGCCGGAAGCTGAAAAGATTACAGCCATCCAGATCATTACAGGCAGCCAATAGGAAAGGAATCGTCGAGACCATGTCACCACCGCAGCAGACCAAAGTTCAAGTTAATGGCGCAAACATAATTATGGTTTGTCGCGCAAACCCGCCGTATGTTCCCGACCGCCGCCCCGAAAGGCGGCCCACGTATTATGTTGAAACTGGGAGTTAACATCGACCATGTCGCCACTGTCCGGGAAGCACGTTATCGCGGACGGAATTCCGGCGAGCCTGATCCTGTTGCCGCCGCCCTCGACAGCGAGGCCGCGGGCGCACATGGCATCACGGCCCACCTGCGCGAGGATCGCCGGCACATCCAGGACCGCGACATCCTCGAACTGCGCAAACGCATCGGTACACGGCTGAACCTCGAAATGGCCAATGCGCCCGAGATCATCGAGATCGCCCTCAGCCTCAAACCCGACATCGTTTGCATTGTCCCGGAAAAGCGCAACGAAGTGACGACCGAGGGCGGATTGGATGTCGTTGCGCAGGAATTCGCCTTGAGCGAAACGCAGAAGCGCATGTCAGCTGCGAGAATCCAGGTGAGCCTGTTCATCGCGCCCGATCCGCTGCAAGTGGAAGCATCGCGCCGCGTGGGCGCCGAGTTCATTGAGTTACACACGGGTTCCTTCGCTGAGCACTACAACGATCCCAAATTGCGGGACGTTGAGTTGACCCGCCTGGTGCAAGCCGCCGAACTTGCGAAGCGACTTGGGTTGAAGGTGAATGCCGGGCATGGCTTGAATTACACGAACCTGCCTGCGCTGTTCCGTGTCCCGCATCTCGTCGAGTTGAACATTGGCCACAGCATCGTGAGCCGCGCGCTTTCCGTGGGAATGAAAACCGCCGTGAGCGAAATGCTGGCCGTGATGCGCGGCTATCCCGCGCAGGGCACCTCCTGACGTAGCGCAGACTTCCAAGTCTGCTGTATCGCCCGTCCTCCGTAGCAGCTACTGCGGAGGGTGGACAGGTTTCCTAACCTGCGGTGCGTTCCCGATCCGGCGCGTGAAGCATTTCACCCGCATTGTGAATTTCCGCGCCCTGCCGACTTGGAAGTCGGCGATACAACAGGTTGTGAAACCTGCGCTACGCATCGGCAACAGAAAAGCCAGCACGAGGAGTTGTTTGCGGATGCGCAGCAAAACGTTCGCATGCGGAAACAACCCCCCGTCTGGCCCATTGCCGTCTCAACACTGTTCTGTGTCATACGGTCAGCAACTCCAGGCTGCGGCGGCGAATGCTGACCTGGCGCTCAGCGTGCCGCAGCACATTGCGAGTCTTTTCCTCGAACAACGCGGGGAACACGAGCAACGGATACCGCGTCTCCCACGCGACAGCCGCCGCTTCGTTCGCAGCCCTGCGGACATCGGCATTCAGCCGCGCGTCCGGAAGCTCGAACAGCGTGTCGCGCAACAGCCGGTTCTTCAATCGTTCCAATGCGTTCTCCTGTATCGTTCGAAACGGGAACGGAGGCGTCGGCCGCAGTTCGAATCGTGTATCGGGCCCGAACCTCGTCAGGACCGGTCTGGCATTTTCTCTCATAGTTTTTCTTTTGTTACCCGGAGTTCCGGGTGTTTGTTTGTGTTTGGTGGAAAATAAAAAACCCGCGATTGGCTGGGCCATCGCGGGTGTGTGAAATCTGGAGTTCGTCTAGTTTTGACCCACGATGCCAATCAGGCAGGAACAACGGTGCCAGGTGGACATTTGTCCCTGGACCGTCGGGCACTGCTTAATGGAGCATGCGGTTGTCATAACGAACGCGGGAAAGAAACACTAGAGCGGGGACAATGTCAAAATTAATCTTGCCCAACCTGCGTAAACCGCGTAACCGGGAGGACCTTTCGCCGAACCGCGGACCGGGATATAAAACGAGGCTAGGCGTGAAATTGACGATGAAATGAGTGCGTTCCCCGCATTCCCCGCTCCCGGGGAGTCTATTTCCTGCCCATTTCGGCGGGAACGGCCAATGCTATGTTCATTCCATGAGCGATAAAGCACCACTAAAGATGGTCACGTGCAGTGGCTGCAATACCAAGGTTTTCATCTCCGGTGACCTCCCGCCCCTCGCTGTCGAGACCTGCAAGAAGTGCGGCACTTCCATAATGATGCCCCTCCTGCTGCGCCAGTTCGAACTGCGCAGCGTGATCGCATCGGGCGGGATGGGAACCGTGTATCGCTCGCACGACACCGTGCTGGATCGCATGGTCGCAGTGAAGTTGATGAAGAAGGAACTCCTGAGCGATCCGAAGGCGTTCGAGGATTTTTACAGGGAAGCCCGCGCGTGCGCCGCGCTGAACCACACGAACATCATTCACATCTACACCTTCGACGAATGGGAAGGGCAGCGTTATCTCGTCATGGAACTGGCTGACTGCGGCAGCCTGGACAACCGGATTGAGCGCCAGCAACGCGTCCATGAGCTGGACGTCCTGGACATCGGGATCAAAATTGCCTCCGCGCTGGACATGGTGCTGAAGCACGGACTGATTCATCGTGATATCAAGCCCGGCAACATCCTGTTCAATTCGGATGGGGAACCAAAGCTGGTTGATTTTGGTTTGGCCCGGCGTGTGGAAGCCGAACCGGAATCGCTCACTGAAACCCACGGAACTCCGTATTACGTGGCGCCGGAAAAAATCAAACGCGAGCCGGAGACGTTCCTGTCGGACATGTACAGCCTCGGCTGCACGCTTTACCATGCGCTGACCGGCCATGTGCCCTTCGAGGCACCTACCGTTGAAGAACTGGTCGCCGCGCACGTGCACACGCCCGTGACACCTCCCAATTTGGTTGTTCCCGATATTTCGCAGGGAACCAGCGATGCGCTATTGAAAGTGATGTCGAAGAAGCCGGCCGATCGGTTTCTCAGCTACGACGAATTCCGCATGGCTTTTGAACTCTCGCGCAGCCAGTTGCTGATCCACCAATCGACGCACGACGTGCCTGCAACCCGCGGCAAGAAAACGAGCTGGTGGCGGCGCTAAGCCGGAACCCTCCAGTTGAAGCGTAACACGAATCGACACAGCGCGACAGCCGCGATCAAAACGGGAATGGGGAAAACCGGTGTACGCGAATTACGCGAATGGAAGCGGGGAAATCCAGCCACGAATGGACACGGATTTGAACCAGAAAAGGCGTTCATTCGTGTCGATTGGTGTGCATTCGTTGGTTGAGAATGTTCCATTTTCAATCAGCCATCTGCCATCTGCCATTGCGATGGTGCATCCGAGAAGGCAGGCCCCGGAGGACCTGCCTTGTGATCTAAGAACGCTTACGGCTTGTCAGCTTTTGCGTCGGCCTGCGCCCCGTTTTTCGGACCGAATCTCACGAGAATCGCGGTGGCTTTCCCGCTCTCTTTCCGATACGTGCCGGCAACCATTTCGCCCACAACAGCATCGCCGAGCGCTGCGGGCTGGCCGTGCTTGACGATTTTGGTGTGATCATCGACCTGAAGCGTGGTGCTTCCGAAGGTGATGGTGCGGGCGGATGGGTCCACTGCCTTGAGTTTGCCGTTGAAAGGAACCGCGCGGGATTCCTTGTTTTCCACCTTTTCCGCTGTTGCTGGTGTTTCCTGTGCGATTGAACGCGTTGGAGCACTGGCGAGTGCTGCTGCGATTAAACAATACGCCCCGAACCTGACTGTTGCATTCATCATGGTTTTTTCCCTTTGTTAACCCTGCAGTCCCGAGCAGAAGAAACGAACGAACGATCCCGCGCAAGCAGAATCTCGCGCAAAATGGCAGACAGCAAAATGGCAAATGGCAAAACCGGGATTCCCTTGGGATGCGGCTTCAGGTGCGAGCGGATCGTCGATTGCAGCACACCTTTTCAAAAATCGGGTTCGATTGAAGGATTCGATCGCTGCGATGAACGCGGAGCGGGCGGCGTTGTCCCTATGAACGAGAGTTGTTCAAATTCCAAAAATAACAAAGTGGCAGATGGCGGATTCTTGAGGGGAAGGGAAACACGTATGGCGAAGTATCAGCAGTTCGAAGATTTGCCGGTCTGGCAGGAGGCCAGACGGCTTTACAATGTCGTGCTCGACCTGTTGGAGGAACCGGGTCTTCCGTTGTCGCCCGGTTTTCGGAATCAACTGGATCGCGCGGCTCTTTCGGTCTCCAACAATGTCGCCGAGGGATTTGAGCGGGCGACGACGAATGAGCTCCAATCGTTCATCGCGATCGCGCGCGGTTCGGCAGGCGAGGTGCGGTCGATGATGGCCGTGGTCAAGGATCGGCCCAAATTGAAGAAGCATGTTTTGGCGCTTCAAGAAATCCGGTCGCTTGCGGAATCGTGCGCGCGGCAGCTTACGGGCTGGTCTGGATCGATCGAAAAACTGCCGTTCGAAGGGCGGCGGCATTTGCCCGAAAAGCTGCGTGCGTCACGGGAAACGACGCAAAAAGCGAAGGATTTTCGAATGAATTTCCTGCGCAGCCTGAAGCCGGATCACCCGCTGTATAATTCGCCCGAAGCGAAAGCCGCGCGTGAGGTGCGCCCGTAGCTTGGGCGATGGCAGATGGCAATTTGCAAATGGAAAAAAGGTCCGCCAGAGGAAGAATTCTGGACCTCCCGAACTTCATCTGCCCGTGGCGATCGTGCTGCTTTGCCATTTGCGATTCTGCCATTTGCCATCTCCCCCCCCCAGCTCACCAGTCGCCGTCCACGAGGAGCGAGGCGATGTTTCTGGCGAGGTCGTCGGCGAGAACGGGAAGGGCCTGGCGCTCGGCGCTCGTCAGGTCCGAACCGACGCGCACCAGCGTATATCCAGTGACTTCACGGTCCACCAGCACTTTTCCCGAGGCGCGTTCGCGTGCGGTCACCCGCGCTTTCACGTTCACCCGGAAATCACTGACCGTTAAAACATCGTTCGGAACGAGGCTGAGTTCGCGCCGGTCGTAATCAATCAATGTCCCCGTCACGATGATGTCCGCTTCTCCGCCCGTCGCGAGCTTGAATGTCCCGTCGCTCTGTATGGTGCGCCTCAATGCTGTCGTCACGGCATCCCCGAGTCGCGGTTGAAACGTCTGGTTGGAGAATGGCGACAGTTGGATGGATTTTTCGCCCGCAACCGCGCTGTTCGTAGGACCGAGGCGATATCCAGCGCAGCCGCTCGCGAGCAGCGTGACAAACAGCATCAGCGCACTAACCCGCTTCATGGCTGCGGTTCAGGTGACTGCAATTCCTGATTGAGTGCATCCAGCCGCTCGCGCGCCTGCATGGCGTAAGACGAGTTGGGATCCTCGAGCAACAGCGTCACCACCTCGTTGTAGTAAATGCGAGCCGCAGCCGGGCGGCGTTGCTTTTCGTAATAGACCGCGATCTCGTAATTCCCGCGCGCCTGTTCTGTCTTTAGATCAGCGATGATTCGCTGCGCCTCCGCAACGCGCGGGTCGTTCGGGAAGAGCGTCATGAAATCGGTGAACGTTGCGATCGCCTGGGCAGCGGTGTTTTGATCGTACTCAGCGCGTTCGGCCTGCTGATGGTATGCCAGCGCCTGCTTGAACAGCGCGTCCGCAGCAATGGCTGGACGATCATTGTAGCGATCCGCCGCGCGTTCGTAGGCTTTAACGGCTTCAGGATAGTTGGCCTGCTTTTCCCGCGCTTCGCCGATTTTCATCTGCGCCTGGGGTGCGATGTCGCTGTAGGGGCCGTTTTTGACGATCTTTTGATACAGGTCCGCGGTTTTTTCCATCGAAGGGAAGAATGGAATATAACCCCACAGGCGAAACCACTCGCCCGCGAGAAACCGATTGGCAATTTCATACTGCCGCAACAGCACGTCCTCGTAGTTGATCGCCTTGGGATATTGCTCCAGGAGTTTCTGGTATTCCTTGAAAGCGCGTTCGCTAAAACCCTTTG encodes the following:
- a CDS encoding serine/threonine-protein kinase; the encoded protein is MSDKAPLKMVTCSGCNTKVFISGDLPPLAVETCKKCGTSIMMPLLLRQFELRSVIASGGMGTVYRSHDTVLDRMVAVKLMKKELLSDPKAFEDFYREARACAALNHTNIIHIYTFDEWEGQRYLVMELADCGSLDNRIERQQRVHELDVLDIGIKIASALDMVLKHGLIHRDIKPGNILFNSDGEPKLVDFGLARRVEAEPESLTETHGTPYYVAPEKIKREPETFLSDMYSLGCTLYHALTGHVPFEAPTVEELVAAHVHTPVTPPNLVVPDISQGTSDALLKVMSKKPADRFLSYDEFRMAFELSRSQLLIHQSTHDVPATRGKKTSWWRR
- the lptE gene encoding LPS assembly lipoprotein LptE; protein product: MKRVSALMLFVTLLASGCAGYRLGPTNSAVAGEKSIQLSPFSNQTFQPRLGDAVTTALRRTIQSDGTFKLATGGEADIIVTGTLIDYDRRELSLVPNDVLTVSDFRVNVKARVTARERASGKVLVDREVTGYTLVRVGSDLTSAERQALPVLADDLARNIASLLVDGDW
- a CDS encoding four helix bundle protein, coding for MAKYQQFEDLPVWQEARRLYNVVLDLLEEPGLPLSPGFRNQLDRAALSVSNNVAEGFERATTNELQSFIAIARGSAGEVRSMMAVVKDRPKLKKHVLALQEIRSLAESCARQLTGWSGSIEKLPFEGRRHLPEKLRASRETTQKAKDFRMNFLRSLKPDHPLYNSPEAKAAREVRP
- a CDS encoding tetratricopeptide repeat protein gives rise to the protein MNRRFILFSCLFALLVLSPFRSPAPLIYTPGEGWVYEPVGGEGKWQRARAKDQLIVAQDAFDREDYSLALRAARRTVRVWPLSDFAPQAQYLVGRSYEAKGFSERAFKEYQKLLEQYPKAINYEDVLLRQYEIANRFLAGEWFRLWGYIPFFPSMEKTADLYQKIVKNGPYSDIAPQAQMKIGEAREKQANYPEAVKAYERAADRYNDRPAIAADALFKQALAYHQQAERAEYDQNTAAQAIATFTDFMTLFPNDPRVAEAQRIIADLKTEQARGNYEIAVYYEKQRRPAAARIYYNEVVTLLLEDPNSSYAMQARERLDALNQELQSPEPQP
- a CDS encoding pyridoxine 5'-phosphate synthase, encoding MLKLGVNIDHVATVREARYRGRNSGEPDPVAAALDSEAAGAHGITAHLREDRRHIQDRDILELRKRIGTRLNLEMANAPEIIEIALSLKPDIVCIVPEKRNEVTTEGGLDVVAQEFALSETQKRMSAARIQVSLFIAPDPLQVEASRRVGAEFIELHTGSFAEHYNDPKLRDVELTRLVQAAELAKRLGLKVNAGHGLNYTNLPALFRVPHLVELNIGHSIVSRALSVGMKTAVSEMLAVMRGYPAQGTS
- a CDS encoding VanZ family protein, coding for MIWMAVIFSASGDRQSFNRSSRIIGPFLQWFFPGIPDENMSRVVTFVRKCAHLTEYAVLAILFWRAITEPRWREKIPWSSRTAWAAVAFVAVYAASDEFHQSLVPGRQGQFSDVVLDTIGGCAGMGIVWMITCARARVIRERAA